The DNA region TCGCCTAGGAAAGTATAGGCCAACAATGTTATTTGTATCAGCATTGTGTTTTGGAGTATTGACTGCTCATAAGCTTTGAGAACCTTTAGAGCGTGGTTCCAGAGAACAAAGGCTAATGCAGTGTTTATAATAGCCAAAAACACTATTATGCTCCACGCTTTAAGAGAGGGCAAGACAAGATTACCACTCAAGCCCGCTACTCCGAAGAGTATTGCGGCTCCAAACACCATGGACCAAGAAGTCAGTGCTATGACGTTTTCCTCGCTTCGTTTTAGATAATAGCGCATGATGACCATATAGCTCGCCCACCCAACCCCCGAGACGAGAGTTACAACGATGCCGATGACTTCGTCAAATACTAAAGTGCTCTCACTAAAGAACACTCCAACTCCAGTCAGAACGGCAACTATTCCCAACAGCTGGACAGGAGAAGGAACCTCTCTAAGAAAGACTACGCTTAAAAATACAACAAATAGGGGAGTTAAGTTGAGGAGAAAAGTTACAGTGATAGCGGGCAGATAGGAAAGCCCCACGAATTGCAGACCTTGGGCTACGGTGTAGCCTGTGAAACCAAGAAGGATGACCCACAATATTTGCTTTGATGTAATTCTTACTTCCTTATACTTCAGAAGGACGAAGAGCACTAAAATCGCGGAGCCTAAAAGGTATCTATACGCGGCAAATGATAGGGGGTTAACTTCTTTGAGCCCTATTTTAATCAGAACGTATGAAGTGGACCATAAAAATGTCACCAACAGTGCTTCGAGTAGTGCATGTGCTCTTCTCATAGAAATAAATTGATCCAGGAATTTAAAAGCGTTTCTTGAGCTAAAAGGCAACTCAAAAAACTTATCAACGTTTTTGCACTATAGCACAGTGGTGATGCTTATGCGCTTTGCAGGTGTTGACCTAAGCAAGCCAAAAGTCATGGGAGTGATAAATGTTTCACCAGAGAGCTTCTTTAAAGGAAGCGTTAAGCAAAGTGAAGAAGAGCTCATCCAAACAGTTCTAAAGATGGTTGAAGATGGGGCATCCTTCATAGATGTTGGTGCAAAATCAACGGCACCATACTTGGAGACTCAAATTCCAGTTGAAGAGGAAGTTAGGAGGGCAGTTTGGGCGATTAAAACAATCAGGGAGCACGTTGATGTGCCAATAAGTATCGACACCACGAGCGCGAGGGTAGCGGAAGAAGCGTTAAAAGCTGGGGCAGACATAATAAACGACGTGAGTGGCCTAAAAGGCGATGAGAACATGGCTAAAGTAGCTAAGGAGTACGACGTTCCCGTAATAGTCTGCGCCCATAAGAAAGTTGGAGACTTCAAAGACCCTGTCCATGAAGTTATAAAAGCCCTCGAAGAAAGCCTCCAGATTGCATACAAACACGGCATTGAGAAAGAGAAAATCGCCATAGACCCAGCGATAGGCTTTTTAAGGCCGAACTGGCCGCCCTGGTATGAGTGGGACTCCAAAGTTCTGGCAAACCTGAACCTCTTAAAGGTCTTTGGACTGCCGATTTTAGTGGGCGTCTCAAGGAAGTCGTTCATTGGGGCAATCACCGGAAGAAAAGACCCAATGGAAAGGCTTGCAGGAAGCTTAGCGGCAACTGCAATAGCCGTTTGGAACGGCGCACACATAATAAGGACTCACGATGTTAGGGAGACTGTGGATGCTGTTAAGATGGCCGCGTTTATGAGAACGTTTAACCCCTGAACCTCTTGCTTTTTATATTATGATAAGGCTTAAGAATTCTCACAGCTACTTAGCAAGGGGATGCTTATGCTGTTCAAAGACATCAAAAGAAAGGCATTAAAGATGATACACGAGGATTTCCGTGTTTTAGACTTCTCCTTTGGCCTCCCATACACTTACGTGGTCATTGAAGGTGAGCGCGGGAAAGCTTTGGGAGTTATGATGACTCTCCCAGAGGAAATTCAGCTCTTCAGAAACTCTATCGAAGAGATAAGCGTCGAGGCATTCATAGAAAAGGCCGATAGCTTAAACATAATTGAGAGAACCTTAGCATTAGCAGCGATAAACGCGGTTTCACAGTACTATATTGACTTAAGCGGCGCTGAGGAAAAAGACGTGCTTGAGCTTTTAAACGGGGGGATAGAGCGAGTAGCAGTAATAGGAAACATGCCCCCAATAGTTAAAGCTTTGAAGGAGCAAGAGTTTGAGGTTTACGTCTTTGAGCGCAATCCAAAGATAAGTGATAGAGAGACCTTCAGCGATTCTCTCGAGTACGTCCTTCTCCCCCAAATGGACGCTGTAATAGTGAGTGGTTCCTCCTTAGCTAACGGCACGCTTGAGATGATTCTGGAGCGCTCTAAAAATGCAGAGCTAATAGCTTTGACGGGGCCGAGCGCCCAAGTGCATCCAGAGCTCATTAGAGGAACAGGGGTTACGCACTTAGCCTCGATGAAAGTTTTGGACGTAGAAAAAGCTCTAATAAAGCTCAAACTCGGATGCTTCAGGGGCTTTGAAAAAGCAAACAGGAAGTACACGATAAAAATTTAATGCTGAATGGCTCGTCACAAGAAAATAGAGGAGAGAGGCACACCAAGGCTCAGCGCATCACTACCGCCCTTACTCCTGCAGACGCTAGAACCAGCAGCTCAAAGACTTTGTACGCTTCCACTACATCTCTTGCTTCAAACTCCACCGTTTTTCCATCGATTCTTTTCACGGATGGCAAAAGCTCAGCTGTTTCTGCCATTTCACTTCCAAGGAACCTGAGCTCGACTTTTACCGGGCTGCTCGTCTTTAAAGGTCTGGCTTCTCCAGCCTTAAGCTTCTCAACAGCGCGCTTAACTCCATCTTTAAGCTCATTTTCAAGCTTCGCTAAGCTCGGGCTCCTCGCAGAATATCTCGAAAATGCCCTTTTGAGAGGAATGCCCTCTACCCAAGGAGCGAACTTTTTAACATCATCCTCAATTAGCTTGGCATCTCCAGCAACTAGAATCACGGGAACGTTGTAGTGGCCTGCAACATAAGAGTTTAGCAGGAATTCACTCACTGGAACGCTGTTTATTTTTAAGGAATCAACAGTTGCCCCGCTGTAAGTGTGGTCAAATGTAGAGCTTGGAGTGCCCGCTTTTGAGTGGTAGCCCAAGAAAAGTACTGCATCCGCCTCTTCAACCCCAGCAACCATGCTAACGGGCCTTGGGAATCCCCTAATGAGCTCCACATAAGGGGGAAGCTCGTCCACGAGGAGGTTAACCATTGGGCCGTGGCTGTCTGCAATGAGAATTTCATCAAAGCCGTTTTCATAGAGCTCCTCTACGACGGCGAGGGTTATTTTCGTGGCTATTTTGCGGGCCTCGTTGTAGAGGGCACCTTTAACAAATAGGTGCTCTCTGCTGACCACAAAGGGCATACCTTCTAAATCAACGGATATAAACGCCTTCATAGAACCACCACTATAAATTTGACAAAAGAAGTTTAAAAATTTGAGCTAAGGCTTAACTTCCTTCACACCTTTGATTATGCTCCTCAAACGCTTCTCGGCCTCTTCCAATGAGCCAGCCTTTTCTATGGCCGTGCCCGTCACAATTATATCGGCGCCGGCCATTGCTACTTCTTTTGCATCCTCGTAGCTCCTAATGCCGCCGCCGACTATTAAAGGAACATCGAGAACGCTCTTCACTATTTTAACCATCTCGTTGGGCACATGGCTTGGCGCTCCGCTTCCCGCTTCGAGGTAAACGAGGCGCATTCCCAAGTACTGGCCGGCCAAAGCGTAAGCCGCTGCAATCTTTGGCTTGTGCCTTGGAATTGGCTTAGCATCTCCAACCCAGCCAACGGTTTCCCCGGGCTCAACTATGAGGTAGGCCATTGGGATTGGCTCCAGCCCATAGAGCTTAACCCTAAACGCCCCGAGGGCTTGAGCTCCCGTAATGAAGAATGGGTTTGTGGAGTTGAGCAAACTCATAAAGAAGAGCGCGTCAGCGTATTTGCTTAACCCCCCGTGAGAGCCCGGGAAGAGTATTGTGGGCAAATTGGAGCTCTCCTTTATTGCCTTAACGACATTGTCGAGAACTTCTCCTTCAGCTCCCGTAGAGCCTCCGATCATTATAGCATCAACACCAAGTTCTTCACTCATTTTAGCCAGCTTTGATGCTAATTCAGGTGAGACATCATCTGGATCAAGAAGGACGAAGTGTAATTTTTCCTTCTCAATCTTTTCATGAATGTAAGACTCAACTTTTCCGATTTTCATAAGACACACCTCAATTCTTCCATTTACTTCTAAGTTTCCATAATATCTCCCTCACTTTTAACCCTTTTCCACCTCAAGCCGAGATTACTCAAAAGGTTCTCCAATTTTTTCTCTGGATTAGCTTCGCCAAAGTAGTATAAGTTTGTATGCACCCCCTTCAAGTCGCTCGCCCCAAAACCCTCTATCTCATCGCCAAACTTGGCCACATCTCTTGAAAGCTTCTCTTCCAAGCGCTCTTCACTTGGGATTAGGTAGGCCTCTAAGAGCTCAGCTTCTTTTAGGAGAAAGTCAACGTGCCAGTGGAGCTTTTTATCTTTGCGGAAATGTCGAGCGACGCGCTTTTCGAGTGAGTTCATAGCGGAGCCAACATAGACATAATAACCCCTGTTAAGTTTGAAGCTTTTTTTCTTAGTCTGCACTAACTTATCCCTCTCCAGCCAAATCACGAGAAAGTAAGAGCCTTTCATAAATTAAGCTCTGTGTTGAGGCTTTAATTCTTTCGGAATGCTACATTTTATAAACCCGCATGCAAACGCCTATGATGAGGTGCATATTTA from Palaeococcus pacificus DY20341 includes:
- a CDS encoding DMT family transporter; translation: MRRAHALLEALLVTFLWSTSYVLIKIGLKEVNPLSFAAYRYLLGSAILVLFVLLKYKEVRITSKQILWVILLGFTGYTVAQGLQFVGLSYLPAITVTFLLNLTPLFVVFLSVVFLREVPSPVQLLGIVAVLTGVGVFFSESTLVFDEVIGIVVTLVSGVGWASYMVIMRYYLKRSEENVIALTSWSMVFGAAILFGVAGLSGNLVLPSLKAWSIIVFLAIINTALAFVLWNHALKVLKAYEQSILQNTMLIQITLLAYTFLGERLTFHKVVGLGIVFCGVLLVQLYPNIKKENC
- the folP gene encoding dihydropteroate synthase, encoding MRFAGVDLSKPKVMGVINVSPESFFKGSVKQSEEELIQTVLKMVEDGASFIDVGAKSTAPYLETQIPVEEEVRRAVWAIKTIREHVDVPISIDTTSARVAEEALKAGADIINDVSGLKGDENMAKVAKEYDVPVIVCAHKKVGDFKDPVHEVIKALEESLQIAYKHGIEKEKIAIDPAIGFLRPNWPPWYEWDSKVLANLNLLKVFGLPILVGVSRKSFIGAITGRKDPMERLAGSLAATAIAVWNGAHIIRTHDVRETVDAVKMAAFMRTFNP
- a CDS encoding Rossmann-like domain-containing protein encodes the protein MLFKDIKRKALKMIHEDFRVLDFSFGLPYTYVVIEGERGKALGVMMTLPEEIQLFRNSIEEISVEAFIEKADSLNIIERTLALAAINAVSQYYIDLSGAEEKDVLELLNGGIERVAVIGNMPPIVKALKEQEFEVYVFERNPKISDRETFSDSLEYVLLPQMDAVIVSGSSLANGTLEMILERSKNAELIALTGPSAQVHPELIRGTGVTHLASMKVLDVEKALIKLKLGCFRGFEKANRKYTIKI
- a CDS encoding M55 family metallopeptidase — protein: MKAFISVDLEGMPFVVSREHLFVKGALYNEARKIATKITLAVVEELYENGFDEILIADSHGPMVNLLVDELPPYVELIRGFPRPVSMVAGVEEADAVLFLGYHSKAGTPSSTFDHTYSGATVDSLKINSVPVSEFLLNSYVAGHYNVPVILVAGDAKLIEDDVKKFAPWVEGIPLKRAFSRYSARSPSLAKLENELKDGVKRAVEKLKAGEARPLKTSSPVKVELRFLGSEMAETAELLPSVKRIDGKTVEFEARDVVEAYKVFELLVLASAGVRAVVMR
- a CDS encoding geranylgeranylglyceryl/heptaprenylglyceryl phosphate synthase, whose protein sequence is MKIGKVESYIHEKIEKEKLHFVLLDPDDVSPELASKLAKMSEELGVDAIMIGGSTGAEGEVLDNVVKAIKESSNLPTILFPGSHGGLSKYADALFFMSLLNSTNPFFITGAQALGAFRVKLYGLEPIPMAYLIVEPGETVGWVGDAKPIPRHKPKIAAAYALAGQYLGMRLVYLEAGSGAPSHVPNEMVKIVKSVLDVPLIVGGGIRSYEDAKEVAMAGADIIVTGTAIEKAGSLEEAEKRLRSIIKGVKEVKP
- a CDS encoding GIY-YIG nuclease family protein, with product MKGSYFLVIWLERDKLVQTKKKSFKLNRGYYVYVGSAMNSLEKRVARHFRKDKKLHWHVDFLLKEAELLEAYLIPSEERLEEKLSRDVAKFGDEIEGFGASDLKGVHTNLYYFGEANPEKKLENLLSNLGLRWKRVKSEGDIMET